A window from Patescibacteria group bacterium encodes these proteins:
- a CDS encoding HAD-IC family P-type ATPase, which yields MTKTKWYKLSSDQALKKLDSSGHGLSQEEVKNRKKEFGKNELPKEKQMPWLKLFFSQFKSSLVYILLAATVVSFFLGDYMDGYVILAAVIINVIIGFFQERKAQNALKKLKEVITLKTLVFRNGQESEINVEDLVPGDVLVLYAGDKIPADARIISAKNLKVNEASLTGEAYPIEKFSHKISKETSLPDRQNMLYMGTVLAEGSARAVVTNIGDNTEFGKIAKLVKETEQNKTPLQVKLTRFSRRLAIIVLVVSALLLVIGLFTGREFIEMFTTSVAVAVSAIPEGLLIAVTLILTIGMQRILKHKSLVRNLLSAETLGSTTVICTDKTGTLTEGIMHVSQIITNKHDFSTEDPQTAINKDSAESFIFALKIGMLCNDAFIENEEDDLKKWKIAGGNPTERALLNAGIKLGLRKSELEKEYKRIDEIPFNSTIKYMATLHHYSKEQNIIFVKGAPEKILEMSNYIDSDGQRIKMTGPKQKELKKKFEKLSNKGLRILAFGYKRLGGQIRSLEEFEKEEDKAIIFVGFMALKDPLRKEAKETLKLVEQAGIKSVMITGDHKLTAQSIAQELGLPAENENIIEGKELQRLSDYELKKKVKEISVYARVSPEDKLRIVDAWQANDEVVAMTGDGVNDAPALKSANIGIALGSGTDVAKGAAGLVLMDDNFKTIEKAVEQGRVIFDNIKKVVLYLLSDGFSEILLITGSFILGYPLPLLAAQILWINLIDDTFPSLAMAMEPADKEIMKKKPEGLISSVLNTEMKVMIAIISVLSAIASFIIFVYFYETTGNLTLARTIAFTNLAFDSLPLAFSIRSLRRSILKMNPFKNKALVAAVIFCLFLQLAAVYVPFLQRVLRTESLGLIHWGVIVLTTLIEIIIIEITKHFFASKKRKN from the coding sequence ATGACCAAAACAAAATGGTATAAATTAAGCTCTGATCAAGCTTTAAAAAAGCTTGATTCTTCAGGGCACGGGCTAAGTCAAGAAGAGGTTAAAAACAGAAAAAAAGAATTTGGAAAAAACGAATTGCCAAAGGAAAAACAAATGCCTTGGCTAAAATTATTTTTTAGCCAATTTAAAAGTTCTTTAGTTTATATTTTGCTAGCTGCTACGGTGGTTAGTTTTTTTCTGGGCGATTATATGGATGGCTATGTTATTTTAGCGGCGGTCATTATTAATGTTATTATTGGCTTTTTTCAAGAGCGTAAGGCTCAAAATGCTCTTAAAAAATTAAAAGAAGTTATTACTTTAAAAACTTTGGTTTTTCGTAATGGGCAGGAATCTGAAATTAATGTTGAGGATTTAGTGCCTGGCGATGTTTTAGTGCTTTATGCCGGTGATAAAATTCCGGCTGACGCCCGTATTATTTCAGCTAAGAATTTAAAAGTAAATGAAGCTAGTCTGACCGGGGAGGCTTATCCGATTGAAAAATTTAGCCATAAAATATCCAAAGAAACTTCTCTGCCGGACCGCCAGAATATGCTTTATATGGGTACAGTCCTAGCTGAAGGCAGTGCTCGGGCGGTAGTCACTAACATCGGAGACAACACAGAATTTGGTAAAATTGCTAAACTGGTTAAAGAAACCGAGCAAAACAAGACTCCACTCCAGGTCAAATTAACTCGCTTTTCTCGGCGATTGGCCATTATTGTTTTAGTGGTTAGTGCTCTTTTACTAGTCATTGGTCTTTTTACCGGTCGGGAATTTATTGAAATGTTTACTACTTCTGTAGCCGTAGCTGTTTCGGCTATTCCCGAAGGTCTTTTAATTGCTGTTACTCTAATATTGACTATTGGCATGCAGAGAATTTTAAAACATAAATCTTTAGTGCGTAATTTACTTTCAGCTGAGACCTTGGGTTCAACCACAGTAATTTGTACCGATAAAACTGGCACCTTAACTGAAGGTATTATGCATGTTTCTCAAATTATTACTAACAAGCATGATTTTTCTACTGAAGATCCGCAAACAGCTATTAATAAGGATAGCGCTGAAAGTTTCATCTTTGCCTTAAAAATTGGTATGCTTTGTAATGACGCTTTTATTGAAAACGAGGAAGATGATTTAAAAAAATGGAAAATAGCTGGTGGCAATCCGACGGAAAGAGCTCTTTTAAATGCCGGTATTAAGCTGGGTTTGAGAAAAAGTGAATTAGAAAAAGAGTACAAAAGAATAGATGAGATTCCTTTTAACTCCACAATAAAATACATGGCTACTTTACATCATTACTCTAAAGAGCAAAATATTATATTTGTCAAAGGAGCCCCGGAAAAAATATTGGAAATGTCGAACTATATTGATAGTGACGGCCAGCGTATAAAAATGACCGGACCCAAGCAAAAAGAACTGAAAAAAAAGTTTGAAAAACTTTCTAATAAGGGCTTGCGTATTTTAGCTTTTGGCTATAAGCGCCTTGGAGGCCAGATTCGTTCTTTGGAAGAGTTTGAAAAAGAAGAAGATAAAGCCATAATTTTTGTCGGATTTATGGCTCTAAAAGATCCCTTGCGTAAGGAAGCCAAAGAGACCCTTAAATTAGTGGAACAAGCCGGTATTAAGTCGGTCATGATTACTGGTGATCATAAATTAACGGCCCAGTCTATTGCTCAGGAGTTGGGACTACCAGCTGAAAACGAAAATATTATAGAAGGTAAAGAATTGCAAAGATTAAGTGACTATGAACTGAAGAAAAAAGTAAAAGAAATTTCAGTCTACGCCCGAGTTTCGCCAGAAGACAAACTACGCATTGTAGATGCTTGGCAGGCTAATGACGAGGTAGTAGCTATGACTGGTGACGGAGTTAATGATGCGCCGGCTTTAAAGAGTGCGAATATTGGCATAGCTTTGGGCTCAGGTACTGATGTGGCTAAGGGGGCGGCTGGCTTGGTTCTTATGGATGATAATTTTAAGACCATTGAAAAGGCCGTGGAACAGGGAAGGGTTATTTTTGATAATATTAAAAAAGTAGTACTTTATTTATTATCGGATGGTTTTTCAGAAATATTATTAATTACCGGCAGTTTTATTTTGGGGTACCCTTTGCCTCTTTTAGCGGCTCAAATTCTTTGGATTAATTTAATTGATGATACTTTTCCTTCATTAGCTATGGCTATGGAGCCGGCGGATAAAGAAATAATGAAAAAAAAGCCCGAAGGACTGATTAGCAGTGTCTTAAATACAGAAATGAAAGTAATGATTGCTATTATTAGTGTTTTAAGTGCTATAGCTTCTTTTATAATTTTTGTCTATTTTTATGAAACTACCGGCAATTTAACATTGGCTCGTACTATTGCTTTTACCAATTTAGCTTTTGATTCTTTGCCTTTGGCTTTTAGTATTCGCAGTTTACGACGTTCAATCCTGAAAATGAATCCTTTTAAAAACAAAGCCTTAGTAGCCGCAGTCATATTTTGTCTTTTTCTCCAATTGGCGGCTGTCTATGTGCCTTTCTTACAAAGAGTGCTGCGAACCGAATCTTTGGGGCTTATTCACTGGGGAGTTATTGTATTAACTACTTTGATAGAAATAATTATTATTGAAATTACTAAACACTTTTTTGCGTCAAAAAAAAGAAAAAATTAG
- the asnS gene encoding asparagine--tRNA ligase, whose product MAYVSEISQFIDKKVLLKGWIFNIRSSGSIFFLQFRDGTGVIQAIVAKNDVSDKVFESCQKLTIESSVEIKGKVVKQPKAPTGYELQVSDLKVIQVAPRYPIGKKSHGTEFLMNHRHLWLRSSRQRAILRLRDAIIWAARKFFKEEGFILTDSPILTPTACEGTTTLFETDYFDQPAYLSQSGQLYIEATAAALGRVYDFGPTFRAEKSKTRKHLMEFWMLDAEAAFVEHKENLEIQENMVAYIVKYVLENNKKDLKNLKRDTKKLEKIKAPFIRKKYEEIINELNKKSFKIKFGDDFGAEEETAISEDVDKPVFVTHWPKETKPFYMKQDPKNKKLVLNSDLIAPESYGEIIGGSQREDDYEILKANMEKAGIPIKDYQWYLDLRKYGTFPHSGFGIGIERTVAWICGLDHIRETIPFPRMLNRLRP is encoded by the coding sequence ATGGCTTATGTTTCCGAAATTAGTCAATTTATAGACAAGAAAGTGCTTTTAAAGGGATGGATATTTAATATCCGCTCCTCTGGAAGCATCTTTTTTTTACAGTTTCGGGACGGTACTGGTGTTATTCAGGCTATAGTGGCCAAAAATGATGTTTCTGATAAAGTTTTTGAAAGCTGCCAAAAATTAACTATTGAAAGCTCAGTAGAAATAAAGGGTAAGGTGGTTAAACAGCCTAAAGCCCCGACAGGATATGAACTGCAGGTCAGTGATTTAAAAGTAATTCAAGTGGCCCCGCGTTATCCGATTGGCAAAAAGTCCCACGGTACCGAATTTTTGATGAATCACCGGCATCTTTGGCTGCGTTCCAGTCGTCAGCGGGCTATTTTAAGGCTACGCGACGCGATTATCTGGGCCGCTCGTAAATTTTTTAAAGAAGAAGGTTTTATCCTCACTGATTCTCCTATTTTAACTCCGACGGCTTGTGAAGGCACCACTACGCTTTTTGAAACTGATTATTTTGACCAACCGGCTTATCTTTCGCAGTCCGGTCAGCTCTATATTGAAGCCACAGCCGCTGCTTTGGGTCGGGTTTATGATTTTGGACCAACTTTCCGGGCGGAAAAATCAAAAACTAGAAAACACTTGATGGAATTTTGGATGTTGGACGCCGAAGCGGCTTTTGTTGAACATAAAGAAAATTTAGAAATTCAGGAAAATATGGTGGCCTATATCGTAAAATATGTTTTGGAAAATAATAAAAAAGATTTAAAAAACCTAAAGCGTGACACCAAAAAACTGGAAAAAATTAAAGCTCCTTTTATCCGTAAAAAATATGAAGAGATAATCAACGAATTAAATAAAAAAAGCTTTAAAATTAAATTTGGTGATGACTTTGGGGCCGAAGAAGAAACGGCTATTTCTGAAGATGTTGATAAACCAGTCTTTGTCACTCACTGGCCTAAAGAAACCAAACCTTTTTATATGAAGCAAGATCCGAAAAATAAAAAGCTGGTTTTAAATTCAGATCTGATTGCTCCTGAAAGCTATGGTGAAATAATCGGCGGCTCACAAAGAGAGGATGACTATGAGATTTTAAAAGCCAATATGGAAAAAGCCGGTATTCCCATCAAAGACTATCAGTGGTACCTTGATTTGAGAAAATATGGCACTTTTCCACATTCCGGTTTTGGCATTGGTATTGAAAGGACTGTGGCTTGGATCTGCGGACTAGATCATATTCGCGAAACTATTCCCTTCCCAAGAATGCTTAATCGATTAAGACCATAA
- a CDS encoding serpin family protein, giving the protein MNKKGLTQILSLGLILALIIIGFSSAYVYLKPKKETNSNTTSSKINLNSSQANINTNSSSMIPVDSLSQAHTIFGLNILDKLYQSAKKDNIFISPTSIALALSMVYQGSDSQTKAEIAETLAISDISMEDLNKQTKNLITQYKDIDPDVEVAIANSIWTRSGFKPKQDFINTLQTWYEATAKALDFNQKESVDEINNWVKENTKDKIESIVNDPISSDVIMYLINATYFKGIWTKEFKPENTQERPFYNGDNTEEQHDFMYQREDYAYLENNDFQAVKLPYGENERLSMYVFLPKDDLESFMAELNSENWHDWLKDFSTKEGYLYLPKIKLEYEKSLNSYLKDLGMKQAFTASADFNKIAADVYISDVLHKTFVEVNEEGTEAAAVTSVKIITTAEEPQESFNMLVNKPYFFAIRDNEIGENLFMGIINNPEY; this is encoded by the coding sequence ATGAACAAAAAAGGCTTAACTCAAATATTATCTCTTGGTTTAATTTTAGCTCTTATTATTATTGGCTTTTCTTCAGCTTATGTTTATTTGAAACCAAAAAAAGAAACAAATAGTAATACTACTAGCAGTAAAATAAATTTGAATTCCTCTCAAGCAAATATAAATACAAATTCAAGTTCTATGATACCAGTTGATAGCCTAAGTCAGGCCCACACTATTTTTGGTTTAAATATTTTAGATAAATTATATCAATCAGCAAAAAAGGATAATATCTTTATTTCTCCGACTAGTATTGCTTTAGCTCTTTCCATGGTTTATCAGGGTAGCGACAGTCAGACCAAAGCCGAAATAGCCGAGACTTTGGCCATTTCCGATATTTCTATGGAGGATTTAAATAAACAAACTAAAAATTTGATTACTCAATATAAAGATATTGATCCGGATGTTGAAGTGGCTATAGCTAATTCCATTTGGACTAGGTCTGGTTTTAAACCAAAACAGGATTTTATAAATACTTTACAAACTTGGTATGAAGCTACTGCTAAAGCTTTGGATTTTAACCAAAAAGAATCTGTTGACGAAATAAATAACTGGGTTAAAGAAAATACTAAAGATAAAATTGAGAGTATAGTAAACGACCCCATTTCTTCTGACGTGATTATGTATCTGATTAACGCCACTTATTTTAAAGGTATCTGGACCAAGGAGTTTAAACCTGAAAACACCCAAGAACGCCCTTTTTATAACGGTGATAACACTGAAGAACAACATGATTTCATGTACCAGCGTGAAGATTATGCCTATTTAGAGAACAATGATTTCCAAGCGGTAAAGTTACCTTACGGTGAAAATGAACGGCTTAGTATGTATGTCTTTTTACCAAAGGATGATCTTGAGTCATTTATGGCAGAATTAAATTCTGAAAATTGGCATGATTGGCTAAAAGATTTTTCCACTAAAGAAGGATATTTGTATCTGCCAAAAATAAAGCTTGAATATGAAAAAAGTCTTAATTCATATTTAAAAGACTTGGGTATGAAGCAGGCTTTTACTGCTAGCGCTGATTTTAATAAAATAGCGGCGGATGTATATATTAGTGATGTTTTGCATAAGACTTTTGTTGAGGTTAATGAAGAGGGCACTGAAGCAGCGGCTGTTACTAGTGTTAAAATCATTACAACCGCTGAAGAACCCCAGGAATCTTTTAATATGTTAGTTAATAAACCCTACTTCTTTGCCATTAGAGATAATGAAATAGGTGAGAATCTTTTTATGGGTATTATTAATAATCCGGAATATTAA